One segment of Oreochromis niloticus isolate F11D_XX linkage group LG8, O_niloticus_UMD_NMBU, whole genome shotgun sequence DNA contains the following:
- the LOC100696848 gene encoding casein kinase I: MELRVGNKYRLGRKIGSGSFGDIYLGSNIATGEEVAIKLECVKTKHPQLHIESKFYKMMQGGVGIPSIKWCGAEGDYNVMVMELLGPSLEDLFNFCSRKFSLKTVLLLADQMISRIEYIHSKNFIHRDVKPDNFLMGLGKKGNLVYIIDFGLAKKYRDARTHQHIPYRENKNLTGTARYASINTHLGIEQSRRDDLESLGYVLMYFNLGSLPWQGLKAATKRQKYERISEKKMSTPIEVLCKGYPSEFSTYLNLCRSLRFDDKPDYSYLRQLFRNLFHRQGFSYDYVFDWNMLKFGASRTTDDGERERREGKDGEERPGGGQRGVGGRALPPGPNPSAANRVRNEADAAPPNPATRGVQQSGNRSPQAGRAERAERERKVAMRLHRGAPANVSSSDLTARLDQSRITTSQVSVPFEHLAK, encoded by the exons ATGGAGTTGAGGGTGGGGAACAAGTACCGCCTTGGGAGGAAGATAGGGAGCGGATCCTTTGGAGATATTTATCTTG GGTCAAACATTGCTACAGGAGAGGAAGTAGCCATCAAACTGGAATGTGTGAAGACCAAACATCCACAGCTCCACATCGAGAGCAAATTCTACAAAATGATGCAGGGTGGAG TGGGAATCCCGTCTATCAAGTGGTGTGGAGCGGAAGGCGACTACAACGTCATGGTGATGGAGCTGCTGGGTCCCAGTCTGGAGGACCTGTTCAACTTCTGCTCCCGCAAGTTCAGCCTGAAGACAGTCCTGCTGCTGGCGGACCAGATG ATCAGCAGAATCGAGTACATCCACTCCAAGAACTTTATCCACAGAGACGTGAAGCCCGATAACTTCCTGATGGGGCTCGGGAAGAAGGGAAACCTGGTCTACATCATCGACTTTGGCCTGGCCAAGAAATACCGTGACGCCCGGACACACCAGCACATCCCTTACCGCGAGAATAAAAACCTAACCGGCACCGCCCGCTACGCCTCCATCAACACCCATCTGGGCATCG AGCAGTCGAGACGTGATGACCTGGAGTCTCTGGGCTATGTTCTCATGTACTTCAACCTGGGCTCTCTGCCATGGCAGGGACTCAAGGCTGCCACCAAGCGGCAGAAGTATGAACGTAtcagtgagaagaaaatgtCCACCCCTATTGAGGTGCTGTGCAAAGGTTACCCAT CTGAGTTCTCCACGTATCTGAACCTGTGTCGCTCCCTTCGGTTTGATGACAAGCCAGACTACTCTTATCTAAGGCAGCTCTTCAGGAACCTTTTCCACCGACAAGGCTTCTCCTACGACTATGTCTTTGACTGGAACATGCTGAAGTTT GGggccagcaggacaacagacgATGGCGAAagggagaggagggaggggaaagATGGAGAGGAAAGACCAGGAGGAGGCCAAAGAGGAGTGGGAGGTCGAGCTTTGCCGCCGGGTCCAAACCCTTCTGCAGCCAACAGAGTGAGGAACGAGGCGGACGCTGCTCCTCCTAACCCAGCTACGCGTGGGGTCCAGCAGTCAG GTAATCGCTCTCCTCAGGCTGGGAGAGCAGAGCGAGCTGAGCGAGAGAGGAAGGTAGCCATGAGGCTTCATCGCGGGGCCCCGGCTAATGTCTCCTCCTCCGATCTCACTGCACGCCTCGACCAATCACGCATCACCACATCACAG GTCAGTGTGCCATTTGAACATCTGGCAAAGTGA